Proteins from one Chitinophaga oryzae genomic window:
- a CDS encoding winged helix-turn-helix transcriptional regulator, producing MGTRKQNSTYSRNEKCIIDCDLTFAVYLLGGRWKLLILDKLAKRKMRFSELKKEFSYITERMLTLQLRTMEQDGLVKRTVYAEVPPRVEYELTETARELAPILSQLSDWGGKQRKIAQQGTAVNSPT from the coding sequence ATGGGAACCAGAAAGCAAAACTCTACCTATAGCCGCAATGAAAAATGCATCATCGATTGCGATCTTACCTTCGCCGTTTACCTGCTGGGCGGCCGATGGAAACTCCTGATACTCGATAAGCTCGCGAAACGCAAAATGCGCTTCAGCGAGCTCAAAAAAGAATTTTCGTATATCACTGAACGTATGCTCACGCTGCAGCTCCGGACGATGGAACAGGACGGACTGGTAAAACGGACCGTTTACGCTGAAGTACCGCCACGGGTAGAATACGAGCTGACAGAAACGGCACGTGAACTGGCCCCTATCTTAAGTCAACTCAGCGACTGGGGCGGCAAACAACGGAAAATAGCACAGCAGGGAACGGCGGTTAACTCTCCCACGTGA
- a CDS encoding SDR family NAD(P)-dependent oxidoreductase, translating into MDLFLKGKTAVVTGASQGMGRAITKELAAEGVKVLAIGRNDDLLNSLREEVVAAGGVEPVVLSQDFMAADATEKIAAAAWAGLGQVDILVNNAGRSVPLDVIGADEDWDASFMLHFDRLRQLTQQFLPAMIERRQGVIINVTSTFELRTINASSVAKAAVVVWAKQLAGELGKYGIRVVNLQPGLIDTENIRPFFQGEARQQFASKEIPLGDFGETEDIADMVTFLASPRAKYVTGTSVTVDGGMRYGAF; encoded by the coding sequence ATGGATCTCTTTTTAAAAGGAAAAACAGCGGTCGTAACAGGTGCCAGTCAGGGTATGGGCCGTGCTATTACCAAAGAACTGGCAGCAGAAGGCGTAAAAGTACTGGCTATCGGCAGAAACGATGATTTATTGAACAGCCTCCGGGAGGAGGTGGTGGCGGCAGGAGGTGTGGAACCGGTGGTGCTGTCGCAGGATTTTATGGCCGCTGACGCAACAGAGAAAATCGCTGCCGCCGCATGGGCTGGTTTGGGACAGGTGGATATCCTGGTCAACAATGCCGGCAGAAGCGTGCCGCTGGACGTTATCGGAGCAGATGAAGACTGGGATGCTTCTTTTATGCTGCATTTTGACCGGCTACGGCAGTTGACACAACAGTTCCTGCCGGCGATGATCGAACGCCGCCAGGGTGTTATCATCAATGTGACCAGCACTTTTGAACTGCGGACCATCAATGCCTCCTCTGTGGCCAAAGCTGCGGTAGTGGTATGGGCCAAGCAGCTGGCCGGTGAGCTGGGTAAATATGGTATCCGGGTGGTGAACCTGCAGCCGGGGCTGATCGATACAGAGAATATCCGTCCGTTTTTCCAGGGAGAGGCAAGGCAACAGTTTGCATCAAAAGAAATACCTCTGGGTGATTTCGGGGAAACAGAGGACATAGCCGATATGGTCACCTTCCTGGCGTCGCCAAGAGCGAAGTATGTGACCGGTACCTCAGTGACGGTGGACGGCGGTATGCGTTATGGCGCGTTTTGA
- a CDS encoding ADP-ribosylglycohydrolase family protein translates to MMTSGTPALAWRSLWGLSIGDAFGETFFGKEAEVLERMANRTLQPGDWLFTDDTVQGIGVFRTLSACGTIDQDYLAQALACNYLLDDYRGYGGTAHSIMKSIAAGESWQTVSCAVFDGMGSAGNGAAMRSGPIGAWFAGDPVTVVAQARLAAEVTHAHPEAIAGAIAVALAACCCATARTQDTTLSSSVFFDFIIHHLPESDIKYKIRKAATLPVSYDIRTIVSVLGNGTLLTAADTVPFALWCAAHHHEHFENALWTAVSGLGDRDTIAAIVGSITVLYATDDTIPTVWAERTEKIETSPFFNSDYQNAP, encoded by the coding sequence ATGATGACATCAGGAACACCGGCGCTGGCCTGGCGGTCGCTATGGGGATTATCCATAGGGGATGCTTTCGGTGAAACATTTTTCGGCAAAGAGGCGGAAGTCCTTGAAAGGATGGCCAACAGAACCCTGCAACCAGGCGATTGGCTATTTACCGATGATACCGTACAAGGTATTGGCGTATTCCGGACTTTGTCCGCCTGTGGTACTATTGATCAGGACTACCTCGCCCAGGCGCTGGCCTGTAATTACCTGCTCGATGACTACCGCGGATATGGCGGCACTGCCCATTCCATCATGAAAAGCATTGCCGCGGGAGAATCGTGGCAAACCGTAAGCTGTGCGGTATTTGATGGGATGGGCTCTGCGGGTAACGGTGCTGCGATGCGTTCAGGGCCTATAGGCGCCTGGTTTGCCGGCGACCCGGTCACCGTAGTGGCACAGGCCAGGCTGGCAGCAGAAGTCACCCATGCACATCCGGAGGCCATCGCAGGCGCCATTGCAGTAGCGTTAGCCGCCTGCTGTTGCGCCACAGCCCGGACACAGGACACGACCCTTTCGTCTTCCGTATTCTTCGATTTTATTATCCATCATCTGCCCGAAAGCGATATCAAATATAAAATCCGGAAAGCCGCTACATTGCCCGTCAGCTACGATATACGGACCATCGTGTCCGTACTGGGCAATGGCACGCTGCTGACGGCGGCAGACACAGTTCCTTTCGCACTCTGGTGCGCGGCACATCATCACGAACACTTCGAAAATGCGCTGTGGACAGCTGTCAGCGGCCTGGGAGACCGCGACACCATCGCTGCCATTGTTGGCAGCATCACCGTATTATACGCAACAGATGATACTATTCCCACAGTATGGGCGGAACGCACGGAGAAAATAGAGACCTCGCCGTTTTTTAACAGTGATTATCAAAACGCGCCATAA